A genomic segment from Sander vitreus isolate 19-12246 chromosome 3, sanVit1, whole genome shotgun sequence encodes:
- the glod4 gene encoding glyoxalase domain-containing protein 4: MALRRALHFVFKVGDRTKTSMFYRDVLGMKILRHEEFEEGCKATCNGPYDGKWSKTMVGFGPEDDHFVAELTYNYGVGEYQLGNDFLGLTLQSSKAVSNAKRLGWPLTEVGEALYLTRAPGGYPFYLVDKEQPLRDPVQKVCLGVSDLQRSTHYWTTLLGMKVIEKNEEKKTVLMGYADTQCKLELHDNGGTVDHGTAFGRIAFSCPREQLPELEATMKKENQKILTPLVSLDTPGKATVEVVILADPDGHEICFVGDEAFRQLSLVDPKGNELLDKAMAEDKSDEWFAKHKRQKAAA; the protein is encoded by the exons ATGGCTTTGAGACGAGCGctgcattttgttttcaaagttGGTGACAGGACCAAAACCTCCATGTTTTATCGAGATGTTCTGGGCATGAAG ATTTTACGCCATGAAGAGTTTGAGGAAGGCTGCAAAGCAACGTGTAATGG CCCCTACGATGGAAAATGGAGCAAGACAATGGTTGGCTTTGGCCCAGAAGATGACCATTTTGTTGCTGAACTGACATACAATTATGGGGTGGGAGAGTATCAACTTGGCAATGACTTCTTG GGTCTCACTCTGCAGTCGAGCAAGGCTGTAAGCAATGCTAAACGTCTGGGATGGCCTCTTACTGAGGTAGGAGAGGCTCTGTATCTGACCCGGGCTCCAGGAGGGTATCCTTTCTACCTTGTAGACAAAGAGCAGCCTCTCAGAG ACCCTGTGCAGAAGGTTTGTCTCGGAGTGTCCGACCTCCAGAGGTCCACCCACTACTGGACTACGCTCTTGGGAATGAAGGTGATTGAAAAGAATGAGGAAAAGAAAACCGTCCTGATGGGATATGCAGACACGCAA TGTAAACTGGAGCTTCACGATAATGGTGGGACAGTAGATCATGGAACAGCATTTGGAAGAATAGCATTTTCATGCCCACGGGAGCAA CTGCCTGAACTCGAAGCCACGATGAAAAAGGAAAATCAGAAAATTCTCACTCCATTAGTCAGCCTGGACACTCCTGGAAAGGCCACCGTAGAAGTGGTTATTTTGGCTGACCCA GATGGTCATGAGATTTGCTTTGTGGGAGATGAGGCTTTCAGGCAACTGTCACTGGTGGACCCCAAAGGAAATGAACTGCTTGATAAG GCTATGGCCGAAGATAAAAGTGACGAGTGGTTTGCCaaacacaaaagacagaaaGCTGCTGCATGA
- the LOC144514234 gene encoding bridge-like lipid transfer protein family member 2 → MSLLLISFLLILLLGIVLLCVIFRWLICTLAVRFFQTALNADLKIKSVGLFSVQGVSIQFHPQHTLEIDRIWISSKLLNQDLPRYLALCVGETRVRFDLQAPLRPLVKKSHGKKSGKISVSPTTLRFLSQLLSFHISSINVMVLNMGLSESLWHMTVTGVTLLLDHQSKRLVWDFSAGQLSSKVLKSSQLDICLAEVALSLLLSGDVSLPEMKPGCLSLNVRTLIAELHEGLFLSQLLLPQSHKKGIQDASECEKIEFIHTETLERFHRLVPHKVNVEFDNTNVTLSMHSQKRHLNWTLKSLKVSYGHDDEQLPLKSFTPELSFPHSSLELLLEDGLLLSQSRQRILCVNTLKTALQVTSVDISGAFTVNTCIIHYRHQEFSHWLNLFPWEQLIHRKAAHRKRRLPHLDAPVMFTSSVSNVNVSVQLGDTTPFALGFLSASAELQHLLDIKVDTESTGSQSVHRRASLSLDNFWWRVGQGSHIQQAPHPPGKHVWGEALILDSLTLQGSFNRPHMELSTQSPSLNVESSLKGLQVELSETCALCLSRLLSVICVPCDTGPQLPDVASVSPPSDDTVHHIPSSQLQLLFKLDCCLEDVNVFTLSNLAGAVSLRMDSVEVQSSAESSTVSLQGVSLSAIKAITENMESCCPASQTHNPVLKLTRIAFSYYITTPTLQVQCEEELTVEWTPSDHMVLYQHMSEAQACWRMLCGEKGEDSPVKPMESEITSGQSRELCVRVELACTRLIAHVSEQNYILLQTEALAVSKHTGSVHIRSPSMIFNFDGNNIVTFKGLDVEMQAELTEMQLHRDTFPFLSTPHNRVWVLTCPSLAVEFPYQYDFSNTFDMAISVQKWLKTLHRSPSQATAVQRLPPDLVFKISLFSFVFLDDIFEIKLRDNYELMKDESKESAKRLQLLDKKVADLRKQHGELLPARKIEELYSSLEKKHIEIYIQRSRRLYANTPMRKSLLTWTVSDLEIVALADHSLHGPEKVREQLRDIDRISPFPRDGLPLVVQWCRAVKFKLAAFLVRIRDYPRYLFEIRDWDLSGRLIGTEQDGQARAHRKEIVQLGPPWGDVTVHRNMPPLKFYYDFKSNISLYTIVWGPCWDPAWTLIGQSVDLLTKPTVDPSPLLAWWDKSRLLLHGHWVMDIEQANLHQLATEDPYNTTENLHWEWNKLNFDWNPGQFVFKGDLDVNVRTASKYDDICFLHLPNLCMTIDLQWLCHGNPHDHHAVMICCAENVADVTSGQPHDSYRAFRSENLNPSITMDLNQHCGTEPSQPRILLYSSTLRWMQNFWATWTGVSRPICRGKLFHSLRPIRKKLGQHYKQMSYTAAFPQLQVHYWASFAQQRGIQVECNKGHVFTRGAQRLIPQAGTVMRRLISEWNVTQMVSELSQVTVHLMASTWDETADHQINAQVKKTHLLSLSSLSYQRQSNRMEEEVNQTDETNASYAHKLRLVDLRASWTTTNRNIAFGLYDGYKKASVLKRNLSTEALKGLRIDTQLLTKKLKRSPSNYSPPTATTTPAMPTVSRAEKSQNEGTSMLQKLIEETDKFVVFSEEDSGVSDQLCGIAACQTDDVYNRNWFIELVNCQMMLRGTETAGCVLVSAAKAQLLQCEHHPSWYNDTLKQKTTWTCLLDGMQYFATMEPNPYEQEDRQLWLEVKNIEEHRQRNLDSVLELMESGQAVGGMVSTTTDWNQPAQVNDSQQVQRIISRCSCRMHYISYSHDINPELATQIKPPELRNNHEKEDLLKKQAGAVDTFTLIHHDLEISTNPVQYAMILDIVNNLLLHVEPRRKEHSEKKQRVRFQLEISSNPEEQRSSILHLQEAVRQHLALIRRLEKQIYSNIRAQSEELSGDELMEINTRLQNQLNQEKNDMQMKSEELNILIRCFKDFQLQRANKLELRKPPEDVSVVRRTEIYFAQARWCLTEEDGQLGIAELELQRFMYSKLNKSDDTAEHLLELGWFTMNNLLPNAAYKVVLRPQSNCQSGRQFALRIFSKVRPPVGGISVKEHFEVNVVPLTIQLMYQFFKRMMGFFFPGRNVEEEEITDEEDKFRLVTTGIPVKPRQSSEDTMGAMGPTKGVAQGLNRTAGVRRSFRKPPEHPVDDIDKMKERAAMNNSFIYIKIPQVPLCVSYKGEKSSVDWKDLNLVLPCLEYHNNTWTWLDFAMAVKRDSRKALVAQMIKEKLRLKPASGSDLRGKVSEGKSDNSLQQQEEDEKARLLIGLSTADKSSSKKSIFSRRK, encoded by the exons ATGTCTCTCTTGCTGATATCCTTCCTGCTAATCCTTCTGCTTGGGATTGTGTTGTTATGTGTCATTTTCAG GTGGCTCATATGCACCCTGGCTGTTCGATTCTTCCAGACTGCACTCAATGCTGATCTAAAGATCAAATCAGTCGGGTTGTTTTCTGTCCAAGGAGTTAGTATCCAGTTTCACCCCCAGCATACTCTG GAAATTGACAGAATATGGATTTCAAGTAAACTTCTAAACCAGGATTTGCC gaGATACCTGGCATTGTGTGTTGGCGAAACCAGAGTTAGGTTTGACTTGCAAGCACCACTCAGACCTTTGGTGAAGAAGAGCCATGGAAAAAAGTCTGGGAAGATTTCAGTCAGCCCCACAACCCTACGCTTTCTGTCACAA CTGCTGTCGTTCCACATCAGCTCGATCAATGTGATGGTACTGAACATGGGACTGTCAGAGTCTCTATGGCACATGACCGTTACAGGAGTCACCTTGTTACTTGACCACCAAAGTAAAAG GCTGGTGTGGGACTTCTCAGCCGGGCAGCTAAGCAGTAAAGTGCTTAAAAGCAGTCAGTTG GATATATGTTTGGCTGAAGTGGCCCTGAGCCTGCTGCTGTCTGGAGATGTGAGCCTACCAGAGATGAAGCCAGGGTGTCTGTCCCTGAATGTGAGGACACTTATAGCAGAGCTGCATGAGGGACTATTTCTCAGCCAACTCCTGCTTCCCCAGTCCCACAAAAAAGGCATTCAGGATGCATCTG AGTGTGAAAAGATTGAGTTCATCCATACTGAGACGTTGGAGCGGTTTCATCGGCTGGTTCCCCACAAGGTCAATGTGGAATTTGATAATACAAATGTTACTCTGTCCATGCACAGCCAGAAAAG ACACCTGAACTGGACTCTGAAGTCTTTAAAAGTCAGCTATGGACATGACGATGAGCAGCTTCCTCTTAAAAGCTTCACTCCTGAGCTGAGCTTTCCCCACAGCAGCCTGGAGCTCCTTCTAGAGG ATGGACTTCTCCTCTCACAAAGTAGGCAAAGAATCCTGTGTGTGAACACGCTGAAGACAGCACTGCAG GTTACATCAGTTGACATCTCGGGGGCATTCACGGTCAACACTTGCATCATCCACTACCGTCACCAGGAGTTCTCCCATTGGCTAAATCTATTTCCATGGGAACAGCTAATCCACAGGAAGGCAGCACATAGAAAAAG GCGCCTCCCCCACCTAGATGCTCCTGTGATGTTCACCTCGTCCGTGTCCAACGTTAATGTGTCTGTTCAGCTGGGAGACACAACGCCTTTTGCTCTAGGCTTCCTCTCTGCCAGTGCAG AACTGCAGCATCTTCTTGACATTAAAGTTGACACTGAGAGCACAGGCTCCCAGAGTGTGCACCGGCGTGCCTCACTGTCCCTGGACAACTTCTGGTGGAGAGTGGGTCAGGGGTCTCATATCCAACAAGCACCCCACCCTCCTGGTAAACATGTGTGGGGAGAAGCGCTCATTTTAGACTCGCTCACTCTTCAG GGGAGTTTCAACCGACCCCACATGGAGTTGAGTACCCAGTCTCCTAGTTTAAACGTGGAGTCCAGTCTGAAAGGGCTTCAAGTGGAGCTCTCAGAGACCTGTGCACTGTGTCTGTCTCGCCTGCTGTCTGTCATCTGTGTTCCTTGTGATACGGGGCCACAGCTGCCAGATGTGGCCTCAGTGTCTCCCCCTAGTGACGATACTGTTCACCATATCCCCTCCTCACAACTACAGCTGCTGTTCAAACTGGACTGTTGTCTGGAAGATGTTAATGTGTTCACACTGTCTAATCTAGCAG GAGCCGTGTCTTTGCGGATGGACAGTGTCGAAGTCCAGAGCTCTGCAGAGAGCTCCACGGTGTCTCTTCAAGGTGTTAGCTTGTCAGCCATTAAAGCAATCACAGAGAACATGGAGTCATGTTGCCCCGCCTCCCAAACCCACAACCCTGTGCTCAAACTCACCAGGATAGCCTTTTCTTATTACATCACCACCCCCACCTTACAG GTTCAATGTGAAGAGGAGCTCACTGTGGAATGGACGCCATCCGACCACATGGTCTTATATCAGCACATGAGTGAAGCTCAGGCTTGTTGGCGTATGCTCTgcggagagaaaggagaggacagTCCAGTCAAACCTATGGAGAGTGAAATCACTTCAGGCCAGAGTAGagagctgtgtgtgcgtgttgaaCTGGCCTGCACTCGTCTGATAGCCCATGTTAGTGAGCAGAACTACATTCTCCTGCAGACAGAAGCTCTTGCAGTCTCCAAGCATACTGGTTCCGTGCACATTCGTTCACCCTCCATGATCTTTAACTTTGATGGCAACAACATCGTCACCTTTAAAGGTCTAGATGTTGAAATGCAGGCAGAGCTGACTGAGATGCAGTTGCACAGAGACACATTCCCCTTCCTCTCCACTCCTCACAACCGTGTCTGGGTCCTCACTTGCCCCTCTCTGGCTGTCGAGTTCCCCTACCAGTACGACTTCTCAAACACCTTTGACATGGCCATCAGTGTGCAGAAGTGGCTAAAGACTCTGCATCGCTCCCCAAGCCAAGCCACCGCCGTCCAACGTCTGCCTCCTGACCTCGTGTTCAAAATCAGCCTGTTCTCGTTTGTCTTCCTGGATGACATCTTTGAAATCAAGCTGCGAGACAACTATGAGCTTATGAAGGATGAGAGTAAGGAAAGTGCAAAGCGTCTTCAGCTTCTGGATAAGAAGGTGGCAGATCTGCGCAAGCAGCATGGAGAACTTCTCCCCGCCAGAAAGATTGAAGAGCTGTATAGTTCCCTGGAGAAAAAGCACATTGAGATCTACATCCAGCGCTCCCGCCGCCTCTACGCCAACACACCCAtgaggaagtctctgctgaccTGGACTGTGTCAGACTTGGAGATAGTAGCCCTGGCTGATCACTCTCTTCATGGGCCAGAGAAGGTGAGAGAGCAGCTGAGGGACATCGACAGGATCAGTCCCTTCCCCAGAGATGGACTCCCTTTGGTGGTCCAGTGGTGCCGCGCTGTCAAGTTTAAACTGGCTGCATTTTTGG TGAGAATTCGGGATTACCCTCGCTACCTGTTTGAGATCCGGGACTGGGATCTGTCAGGACGTCTGATTGGGACAGAGCAGGATGGGCAGGCCAGGGCTCATCGCAAAGAGATTGTCCAACTTGGTCCACCATGGGGAGATGTGACGGTCCACAGGAATATGCCACCACTCAAGTTCTACTATGATTTCAAAT CGAACATCTCTCTGTACACTATTGTGTGGGGGCCATGTTGGGACCCTGCCTGGACTTTGATTGGCCAGTCCGTTGACCTGCTGACCAAACCCACAGTTGATCCCTCACCTCTTCTGGCCTGGTGGGACAAAAGTCGTCTCCTTCTGCATGGGCACTGGGTTATGGACATTGAACAGGCCAATCTTCATCAGCTGGCTACGGAG GACCCTTACAACACTACAGAAAACCTGCACTGGGAGTGGAATAAGCTGAACTTTGACTGGAACCCTGggcagtttgtttttaaaggagaTTTGGATGTAAATGTCAGGACAGCATCAAA GTATGATGATATCTGTTTTCTACACCTGCCCAATCTATGTATGACCATTGACCTCCAATGGCTTTGCCATGGCAACCCCCACGACCACCATGCTGTAATGATCTGCTGTGCGGAGAACGTTGCAGACGTGACCTCAGGACAACCTCATGACTCCTACAGAGCCTTTCGCTCTGAGAACCTCAACCCATCCATTACCATGGACCTGAACCAGCACTGTGGCACAG AACCCTCCCAGCCGAGAATCCTGCTGTACAGCAGCACTCTGCGTTGGATGCAGAACTTCTGGGCCACATGGACGGGTGTATCTCGACCTATCTGCAGAGGCAAGCTCTTCCACAGCCTCAGGCCTATCCGCAAGAAGCTGGGTCAGCACTACAAACAGATGTCCTACACAGCTGCATTCCCACAACTACAA GTGCATTACTGGGCCTCCTTCGCCCAGCAGAGAGGTATCCAAGTGGAGTGCAACAAAGGCCACGTCTTCACTCGAGGGGCACAGAGACTTATTCCACAGG CTGGCACTGTGATGAGGAGGCTGATCTCTGAATGGAATGTGACTCAGATGGTTAGTGAGCTGTCTCAGGTGACGGTTCACCTGATGGCCTCCACCTGGGATGAGACAGCCGACCACCAGATCAACGCTCAGGTGAAGAAGACTCACCTGCTCAGCCTGTCCTCCCTGAGCTACCAGCGACAGAGCAACCGCATGGAGGAG GAGGTGAACCAGACGGACGAAACTAATGCCTCTTACGCTCACAAACTGCGCCTGGTGGACCTGCGTGCTTCTTGGACTACCACTAACAGGAACATAGCCTTTGGGCTGTATGACGGGTATAAAAAGGCGTCTGTGCTGAAGAGAAATCTCTCTACTGAAGCTTTAAAGGGTCTGAGGATCGACACACAGCTGCTGACCAAGAAGCTCAAACGCTCTCCTTCCAACTACTCTCCCCCCACAGCCACGACCACACCAGCTATGCCCACCGTCAGTCGAgcagaaaaaagtcaaaatgaag GAACATCAATGCTCCAGAAGCTGATTGAGGAAACAGacaagtttgtggtgttttcaGAGGAGGATTCAGGTGTCAGCGACCAGCTGTGTGGCATTGCAGCCTGTCAGACCGACGATGTCTATAACCGCAACTGGTTTATCGAGTTAGTCAACTGTCAG ATGATGTTGCGTGGCACAGAGACTGCAGGCTGTGTGTTGGTGTCTGCAGCAAAGGCTCAGCTGCTTCAGTGTGAGCACCACCCATCCTGGTACAATGACACCCTGAAGCAGAAAACCACCTGGACCTGTCTGCTGGATGGCATGCAGTACTTTGCCACCATGGAGCCCAACCCATATGAGCAAGAGGACAGACAGTTGTGGCTGGAG GTTAAAAACATAGAGGAGCACAGGCAACGCAACCTAGACTCAGTGCTGGAGCTGATGGAGAGTGGCCAGGCTGTGGGAGGGATGGTTAGCACCACTACAG ACTGGAACCAGCCAGCTCAGGTGAATGATTCTCAGCAGGTTCAGCGTATCATCTCACGTTGTAGCTGCCGGATGCACTACATCAGTTACAGTCACGACATCAACCCAGAGCTGGCCACACAGATCAAACCGCCAGAGCTGAGGAATAACCACGAGAAAGAGGACCTGCTGAAAAAACAGGCTG GGGCTGTGGACACCTTCACCCTCATTCACCATGATCTTGAGATATCCACTAACCCTGTTCAGTACGCTATGATCCTGGATATTGTCAACAACCTGTTGTTACACGTGGAGCCCAGACGCAAG GAACACAGTGAGAAAAAGCAGCGTGTGCGTTTCCAGCTGGAAATTTCTAGTAACCCTGAGGAGCAGCGCAGCAGCATCTTGCACCTCCAGGAGGCTGTTAGGCAGCACCTTGCCCTGATTAGACGCCTAGAGAAACAGATTTACTCCAACATCAGG GCACAATCCGAGGAACTGAGCGGTGATGAACTGATGGAGATCAACACAAGACTGCAGAACCAGCTGAACCAGGAGAAGAACGACATGCAGATGAAGAGTGAAGAGCTCAACATTCTCATCAG GTGTTTTAAGGACTTCCAGCTGCAACGGGCAAACAAGCTGGAGCTGCGTAAGCCCCCGGAGGATGTGAGTGTGGTGAGAAGAACAGAGATCTATTTTGCCCAGGCCCGCTGGTGTTTGACCGAAGAGGATGGCCAGCTTGGCATTGCTGAGTTGGAGCTGCAAAGATTTATGTACAGTAAG CTGAACAAGTCTGACGACACGGCGGAGCATCTTTTGGAGTTAGGGTGGTTCACAATGAACAACCTGTTGCCAAATGCAGCATACAAG GTTGTACTTCGTCCTCAGAGTAACTGCCAGTCAGGACGCCAGTTTGCTTTGCGTATCTTCAGTAAAGTGCGCCCCCCTGTGGGAGGAATCTCTGTTAAGGAACACTTTGAG GTGAACGTGGTGCCTCTCACCATCCAGCTGATGTACCAGTTCTTCAAAAGGATGATGGGATTTTTCTTCCCAGGAAGAAAtgttgaggaggaggagatcacTGATGAGGAAGACAAGTTCAGATTGGTTACTACAG GTATCCCTGTTAAGCCTCGGCAGTCGTCAGAGGACACCATGGGTGCTATGGGCCCCACCAAAGGTGTCGCCCAGGGACTGAACCGCACTGCGGGGGTCAGGAGGTCTTTTAGGAAACCTCCAGAG CATCCTGTTGATGACATTGATAAGATGAAGGAGCGAGCTGCTATGAACAACTCCTTCATCTACATCAAGATTCCCCAAGTGCCCCTCTGTGTCAGCTATAAG